The Caretta caretta isolate rCarCar2 chromosome 27, rCarCar1.hap1, whole genome shotgun sequence DNA segment TGTTTTCTACTCTAAGGTCTGTGTTGTGTTTGCATGGAGTTGAAGTCTTGAGGGAAGCCTGGCAGGTGTGACGGTCTCTGGGGGTGAGGGTGCTAGGCAACAGGCACGTGGAAAGGGTTAATCCTAGACAGGAGGCCTTTCCCAGCTCACGTCCTCTCGACCTTCCCCTCGACCCCAGACCCTCCTGAGGCAAGCAGGAGTCGCCCCTTCTGTGTGCCCCACTGAGCGTTTTCCAAATCCAGTTAAAAAGAACTCCAGCGCTGGACTCTTCCCAGGGAAGATGGTCGGCACTTACCAGAGCTCACTACTAGGAAGGGTTTGTGATATTTGGCCTCCATTTACCTTCTCGTCATTTCATCCCAGTCCCGCTGCTTGTCTCCCCTAGTATCAGCCTGAACAATTCCTCTCTCTGCTTCCGAAAGGAGAACATGCTAGCCCCGTCCCTGTGCTGTGTGCACCTCTTGGCAACCGTCTTTCCCGGTTGGCTTCCAATGACTCTCCTGCTCCAGTTAGGAGAAGCTCTGCTGAATTGGCATCTGCCTGCTCTGTCTGGGCCTTGCAGTCTGCAGGGTATTCAGTGTGGTGCCAcgggggggcagcatgcagatgTTTTCGAGGGGGCTTGGGCCAGTTGCGTTTGTGGAAGCCCAAGGCAGCTGGTTTCAAAGGGATTCAGCAAGTCAGACACGAGGTGCAGGCCTGACTCTTTGAAACTTCTGTTGCTCCCAGTGACACTTGAGATTCCTGGAGAAGGAGGGAATCTCGGTCTTGGAGCCGTTTACTCGGGCGGGCGTCAGATCTCACCTGGGCTGCTGTCAGCTTCACCTTTGCCCCTGAACagacagagccccccccccgctgtttaCATCTGGCGGTTGCATGGCAacaggggaagggaaaagggatTGGGAAATAACAGTTGGCAAGAGaacttgggggcaggagggggaggggcttgggCGCAGGGGTAGATGGGGACACCGCTGAGCTCGTTTTGTTTAACTGAATAGTCCCGGGGGGGCGGTAGCCCCTTCCAGCCTCAGCCTGTCTCCTGGGAAGCTGTGAACTCTGGCTCCGGGGGGCTGGGCAAGGCTCCTGAGCAGCAAGCGCTGTTCTCGGTGGGCACAGAGACGTGAGCTCCTGCAGTTCCGAGGGAAGcgcagctctctgtgcctcatggGGCGACGCCCGGGGTGTTCGGTGGCTGCCTGATCACACCAGCAGTTCTTGGCACAGATCCAGAGGGAGGCAGCCACCATCTGCCCTGGCCTAGGCTCTGGCATTAGCCAGTGGCGTGGCTAGCCCTGTTCTGCCTGGGAGGGTAAAGCCCCCTAAGCTGCCTTCCCTTTCGTTCCAGGGCTTTGTGCTGTGCCACTCCATTGCTGGTGGAACAGGCTCGGGGCTGGGCTCCTATCTGCTGGAGCGACTGAATGACAGGTGAGTccccagctgggggaggctggcCCTGCCTGGGCGTCCTGCCAAAGCATGAAGCTGGAGAGTGCTGATTCAGAGCCGGggtccccgcccccacccaaaCACTGTCTTGTGCAATCCCTGGCAGGGTGCCCCGAGGAAGGGCCGGCTCCTGCTGTGTTCAGGGGAGGCTCTGGAATTGGACCCTGCTCTGCAGCCTCTGTCTCCTCTCAAGCTGCTCTGATCAGATGGCTGCCTTCTGAAGCTCTGCCCATGCTGGGCAAGGCAGGAGGCTGCAGCCAAGGTCCCTGCGCAGCCGCCCCTGCCTGTCCCAGCATGCAGCCTCGAGCCTTGTGAGCAGCTGTTTAATCAGCCGGTGGATGGCTCAGCCTCGCCTGTGGCTTTGTCTGGCAGCTTCCTCCTGTGCTGTAAGATGCAGCGTTGCTGGGACAaattcctctcctccctgggagcAGACTTTGGCATGCCGCGCGGTGACTCACTGCCGCCCTGCATGCTGGAGACTGCCGGGGAGCCTGTGGGAGGGGAGCACTTAGGCGGTGGCTCTGGGACGTTAACCAGTTAGGTGTCCGGGCGCTCTCCTCACTCAGGTATCCCAAGAAGCTGGTGCAGACCTACTCGGTCTTCCCCAACCAGGATGAGATGAGCGATGTTGTGGTCCAGCCATACAACTCCCTGCTGACGCTCAAGAGGCTGACTCAGAATGCTGACTGTGTGGTAAGAGTCCTGCTGCAAGCCGGAGCGGGGCCCGCGGAGCCAGCCCCAACTCCCCATCACTCAGTACGGGGGCCCTGGAAGCCGTAACCTGCACAGACCAACGTAAGGCAGTAGGTCACCCTCCGCATTCCCATGACACGGcagccctgaaatgcagccacttctgaggCGAGAGCCAGCAGCCCATGGAGCACTGAAGGGCCTGTGCACTCTAGCAGAGCAGAGGGACCTGGTGAGCCCCAGCAGACTGCCCAGAGCTCCACTTCTCGCCCTGGAAAGGCTGGTGGCTGAGCCAGGCCTGCAGGGCCTGAGGGGCTACACTCCTTGCGATAGCGAGGGGGAACgttggctggggaggtggggggtgagcTTCCCCCCTCAACAGCACAGCTGCCTCTCTGCTCTGGTGTACACACATGGATGAGGATGGGGCTCCCGCAGCATCATTTGTAACCTGCCCCAGGGTTTGAACCCAAGGATCCAGCAGCAGGCCCCACCGTAGGCCTTTGGGCACCTACTAACCAGGACGCCTGCTCTCGGGTTCCTAGTCTCTGGCACTGGAAGGAACaggcacagctgtgctggcagggcagcccctgTTGGATGgcaccttctctccctcccctcctttttttAAACTGCGTCAAGCTTGCTTGGGCCTAGAGGATGGATGCGCTGGGCCTGGGGGCCAGCGTATGGCACCAGTGCTGTTTTGGGAGGGCTGCGGGAGGAGGAGAGCTTTCTATTGACAGTGTCAGTTACACCCCGGGCTAGCTGGCCCCAGGAATGAGTCAGCTCATGCTTTCGTGTGTCTGCTGGCCCAGATGTGCTGTGGTATCCAGGCTCACTGAGCTGATGGATCTCAGTGCTCTTGCCCGGGGAGCTGGCCTCAGTTAGTCACTTGGCCTGCTCTGGGCCCTGTCCACGGCCTCCGAGAGCTGCTCTGATGGGGCTGGCTTTCTTTTTTAGGTGGTTCTGGACAACACAGCCCTGAATCGGATCGCCACAGACCGGCTGCACATCCAGAACCCGTCCTTCTCCCAGATCAACCAGCTGGTGAGGACCCCCACTGGGAAGCGCTCGCTCTGGCCATTTAAACACGTGTCTAGGCCAGGGCTCCTCTCAGTGCTTGCTGATGAGCAGCTccgttggggggctcagggcgagGAGCTGGGACGTTTCCCTTGCTGCACTTGTGCTTTTACTCCCTAGAGAAGGGGAGTCACAGCTGAGCTCTGGCTCCAGGGAATCCATGCAGAGCCGGCACTCTGACTGTCTCTCCCCTCTTCGCACCAGGTCTCCACCATCATGTCTGCCAGCACCACCACACTCAGGTATCCCGGCTACATGAACAATGACCTGATTGGGCTGATCGCCTCGCTCATCCCCACCCCCCGACTCCACTTCCTGATGACGGGGTACACGCCGCTCACCACTGACCAGTCGGTATGTGCTGCAGTTCCCCAGGCACATGGGCAGCCCTGTGGCCTCCCTACACCGGCTCCTGgccacctcccgcaccccaggCAAGCTCCTCTGTTGTGGCCCTGAGGCTCCCTGCAGCTTAGCTGCTCTCTGCCTCTCAGCTCGCATGCACTACCATGCACCCCCGCTCTCCTCGCTTAGCCCCAGGCCtggcaggacccctgcccccgccctgcctggcACCACCCCGAGCTGCTGTGAATGCCTCGGGGCGGGGATGTCCCTCTCCCAGGCATGGTAAGGCTGGGGGCTCCGAGTTGTCCTCATGCTCTGCCAGCAGCCCCATCTGTCCCAGGGAGTGCAGTGGGGCTATTCCCAGGGTACAGGTGCTCAGATCCAGCCTGCTGGGGCAGGCCGCCGTGGTGGGAGTACTGGATACCAGCCCCAGAGATCCCCCCCACGGCGAATGCAGGCACCAGCCCCCTCTGCAGGGGCTCATGGTCTTTACATTGGGGCTAGGTGAGCAGCACGCTTGTGCTGTCCCTGGTCACAGTTCCCAGCCGGAGCCAGGACTCCACTGGGCCGAAGCGAAGGGAGGCTGAGCCAGTGTTCTGGGTCTGCAGGAGACGCTGCTGGGCTCTGCGTCACCGTTCTGCTGCGCTAACCCTGCCCTTTCTCCTCCCGTCGACCTGCATTCCCCAGGACGTTGCTCAGAGACGCAAATCTGAAAGGCTGCTGGCTCTGAAACGGGTACCCAGTGTGCTCTGTCCTCTCCTGTGCAGGGGGGGACTCTGTGGTAGTTAATAGGTGTCTGACTTAACCTCCCCACTTCCAGCCTGGGGCCACCTCTCTGCAAGTCCCTGGAAGCCTGGCCAGCGGAGCATGACGTGCCCAGCCTGGGGCGGAGGGGATGGGCCTGGGATGAGAAGGGGGGTTTACTTTCCCAGAATGCTgcagcagctgtggggctggctcttctccccctgcctgccaccATGGGGGCCAGCCTTTCCTCATGCCCAGGTGCTGTGGCATTTAACAACAGCCCAGCCAGCACTCCCCACAGTCACCCATAGCAGCCACACTGCGGCTCTGCTCCAGACTCAGGCCAGCAAGTGGACCCTGGCTCAAGGCTCTTGAGCCTAGGGCCTGGCATGCAGCTTCCCTTCACACACCGTGCAGCAGACGATTAACCCTTCAGTCGCTGCCTCGTGGGGCACGTTCCCAGCTGCAGTgagctgcagccagactaggtcATTATGGGAATTTAGGGAGTGCTACGGCCAAGCCTGCTGTGCAAAGGGGTTAATTGGGCACCCTCTGGagaagggtgggagtgggggagggttggCTGGCAGTGTTCCCAGCACgcgagccccccaccctgctccgtCCCTCTGTGCTTGAGGGGACAGTACAGGCCCGAGTGACGCGCCCTGGGGGCCGGCTGAGCAGGGCCTTGGCTCCGCGGGGGAGCCTGACTGTTCTGCTCCCCCACGAAGCCCTGCCAATGCTGTCTGGGACACAACTGagcctccctgcttcccaggTCTTTGCTGGCTCTCTGAGCTCAAATTAACTCAACTCCTCCAGtgccggggcaggggcaggggagacGGGGCTGGCTCCCTAGCGCCCCCTGGGAAGGGCATCGCTACAAGCCCCCAGGCTTGGCCTCCGCTGTCCTGTGACCTCCTGCATGCAGCTCTGTGCCCGTGCATGTGACTGGCCTTTCCCATAAGGCGTGTGTCTCTCTTCGCTGGCTGGCCGGGGTTGGCCTCTGCTCACTAACTTCAGCCGAGGGCAGCAGAGCTCTGACTCCATGCGCGTGCAGTTTGTGTGGCTCCACCCCCCCGGGGACAGGGCGCAGGGGCAGTCTCCCCCTGAGTGCCGCGTGCTGGCGTTTGCAGGTGGCCAGCGTGCGGAAAACCACGGTCCTGGACGTGATGAGAAGGTTGTTGCAGCCGAAGAACGTCATGGTCTCCACTGGGCGGGACAGACAGACCAACCACTGCTACATCGCCATCCTGAACATCATCCAGGGCGAGGTGGACCCGACGCAGGTGAGCAAGCTGCAACCTGGCCCCAAGCCGGGGCTGGCTGAGTCGTGCGTCCCTGGGCACCGTGCAGGCAGATGCCGCTAGGGCTGGGCGTGGGAGCAGGCCAGGCGTTGCAGTGGGGAGTAGGCTCGGACACCCACCCACCTCAGCCAGGCTTGCAGGTCCATGCAGGAAACAGCTGCTGGCAGAGCCAGCCAAAAGGCTAATGTTGCAGGTCTGGCGGGGGCCTCGCTGCCAGGCGGCGGCCCTGGGAAAGGCCGCCCATCGTCATTTGCCAGTCATAGGAGGCACTTgctgagaccctgccccacgaGCAGCACTGGGACTGTGCCCCACTGGGACTGTGCCCCTTGGCGCGCTGGGTCCTGCCCGTTGGTCTGCACAAAGCGCCTGGCTGAGCAGCTAGACAGCGCTGGGGAGttcagccccctggcccctctgctgcTGTGAGTCTCGTCAGGGCAGGCGCCTGGGGAGAGCCCTTGCTCGTGTCTCCCTAGGTTCACAAGAGCCTGCAGAGGATCCGGGAGAGGAAACTGGCCAACTTCATCCCCTGGGGCCCTGCCAGCATCCAGGTGGCACTGTCCAGGAAGTCCCCGTACCTGCCGTCTGCACACCGTGTCAGCGGCCTGATGATGGCAAACCACACCAACATCTCCTCGGTGAGTACGGGCAAGGCCGCTGGGCTCGGCCCCTCGCTCTCCCATCCGCCTGCCCTGCACTCTCTGCTGCCGAGTGCCCTTCGCCGGGAGGCTGCTCGGGTAGGGGCTGTCACCTTTGGTTGCTCTCATGTACCCTTTGGCTTGGCTGCTGCCGCATCTGCCGGGGATCCGCAGGAGAGCGGAAGGCGGTGTGCTGCCTCCCgccccagccaggccagagaaGGCAGTGACTGGAAGTGGGGGATGGAGCCGGTTGATTGCCCTGCAGCGTTTCCTTCAGTAGAAAATCATTCCgggcgcagctcccagcccctcccccagcctccgaCCCCTGAAACTTGGCCTGCTGAGTCCACTGGCAGGAACAGAGGCTGTCCGCTGGGCTTGTCCATTAACCCAGTAGTGGATTCCCcttgtcctgccctgccctgtgggGCCATGCTGCCATTGGAGGGACAGCCTTCTTGTGTGAGTAAAGATCCTCTAGGATCTTGGCAGAGTCCCCTAGCCCCTTGGAAAGCCCTCTGCTGAAAGCAGCTCGGGGAGTGCAGGGTGTTCCCCAGGTCACAGCCTGGCTGCGAAGGAGTCCCCAAAAGCAGAGTTTTTCTGAGAGCCCTTTGCATGGGCTTGCTCTGCATCACCTGCAGGTGGTGAGCCAGGGTGGCCACAGGGATGCCCCCTCACGCCCTCTTCCCGGGGTAGCCATGGCCAGGGGGACGCCCCAGCCCGCAGGGACCATCCAGCACTTTCCCCTGGTTGTGGGGTGAGGGACGGGACGGCCCCATATTGACTGTGACTTGGGGCCATCACAGCTGTTTGAGCGGACTTGCCGGCAGTACGACAAGCTGCGTAAGAGGGAGGCCTTCCTGGAGCAGTTCCGCAAGGAGGATATCTTCAAGGACAACTTCGACGAGTTGGACAACTCCCGGGAGATCGTGCAGCAGCTGATTGACGAGTACCACGCAGCCACGCGCCCCGACTACATCTCCTGGGGCACGCAGGAGCAGTGAGCCCCCGCAGGCTCTGCTGGGGAGCGTGCAGGGGGTACGGCCCCTTCCCATGTAGCTTCAGGGGCCACGAGCCACCCGTGTACATGTCCTCATGGCTTCTGCTCACCCCCTGGGCCGGGACAGAGTGGGGTGCACTGGCCCAGCAGCACTGTACCCTTGGGAGTCACCCCATTGTGAGGCAGAGCCTGTAGGCCCCCCCTCCCGGCAGGGCCCCACCACTGGTGGCTTCCCTAGTACAGAGGCCTTTCCCCGGCCAGGGTTTGTGGGCAGCGGCTCGCCGCAAGCGGGGGTGTTGTGTGGGAGCAGGAATCCTTGCCCTAAGTGCTCCCCTTCGCGGGGAGGGCAAAAGCCACATGCACCAGCCTGGAACGGTCCAGGGCTAAGACCTCATTCAAGGGGGGGAGGGTGTAGGACCTGGCTGAGCTAAGCTGGGCCCTAGGCTACcctcagtcctgggtctggttctttcTGTGCCTGGGCAGCGGGCACCGCTGGGGGCTGGGGCCGGAGGCTGTATCTATTTTTGTAGCTTATTTTGCTTGAATAAAGGCTGTTGCTGCACTGAGCCCTTCCTGCACTGCTGGGGCACGACAGAGCCGAGACCGAGGGCACGGAGAAGGTGACAactgccccatcccccagccagtgctgcctgggcccgcagtgctgggggggccctgcagagccagctgccCCCTACCTGCCTAGCAGAGACCAGCCCTGGGCTTTTCCTTCAGCAGCAACCAGAGGCCCCAAAGtaccctgggagtggggagcccagcACTGCTTCACTccttggagctcaccgagctggAATgtgggcagggctcagggctgcgTGTAACCCAGTCCTGAGGCTGGCATAGGGCCAGAGCTGGCTGGGTGTGGTGAAGGGCAACCTGGGCACCCCAGCACCTGCTCATTGCTAAGGACGGGCTGGGCTCCGGTAGCTCCAGGGGAGCAGGCCTGCTGTTCCCTGCAGGTAGCGCACAGGACTGTTCTCGGGCCGgcagagtccaaggccagaaggtaccaagGTGACCACCTGATCAGACCCCTCCCGTGACCTGCCCCAGCTGGAGCCGAGTTTTCCAAACCATTCAGCCTTGATGTAAAGAGTGAATCCCCCCACCCCTCGGTCTGGGGTCCAGGGGTTAGTTACTCGTGTAAAAAGGCTCCCCTGCATTCCAGCCATGGGCCCGTGTCAGCCCAGAGAGGTACTTACAGGCTGTGATCGGCTTCCCCCCGAACCCGCGCTGAATACACTAAGCTCCTGGCGTCTGGCCCTCAGACAGGTTTCTAATAATTtctcattctcgtggctcttctctgccctggctccagtttatcaacatctatCTTGAATTGTAGCCCCAGACCTGGGTGGGAAGGTCCCagcctggctgctcccagcctctGCAGCCTGCAGAGGGTTAATGTGCTTGGGTTGGCAGCAGCCTGGCACCAGAAAGCCACGGGTGGGTGAAGGCCCCACACGTCCCCCGTGACCTCCCCCAGGCTTCGTCCCCCCTGCACCTTCCCGGTGGCGGAGCAGCCCAGCAGTAAGGAGAGGGGGGTAGGCACAGGGGCAGGAGGAGCCAGCTCAGAGCTGTTGGGGGCACTGGGGGCCACAGGCACTGGACCTTCCCCGCTGCTTGGGGGGCTCCTGGGATGAACACAGCAGAGCCACAAATGCCATGGCTCAGGCAGCCAGCATTCCCCTTCCCCCGAGCAGGGGCCGGCTGAGTGCACGCTCCTGTTTGGGGCTGATtctgccaccccttctccccagagcccctgctgggggcctggctccaccctcCTTGCCCAGGGACTTGACTCCTAGCTCAGCCTGGAGTAGGACTTTGGCTGGGCCCCATGACacgagccccctccctgccaggcgAAGGAAGAGAGTACCAGGGCACCCCAGCAAggcccccagctggggctggattTAGCTGCAGTTAAAGGGAGGGGCTTGGTTCACCCCACGGCAGCGAGCAGCTGAGCCGGGCTGGGGGTCACTGGCTCCAGCCCAGGTGAGAATTAGCCTTGTCCTCTGGGCCAGCAGCACAGAGACGGGAGCTAAAAATACTCCCCTGCCAtgtgcccagcctggctcccacGCCCTGCTGGGCACAGGCGGAAGCTgggggctgccccctcccccagctccctgggcaggCGCCTGGTGAAGCTGGGACCGAGGCCGGGGGGAGGTGGCTGCAGCATTGATTAAATGCCAAAGGTCAGAGCAAAGCGAGCGCTCTGCCTCCATGCCAGGGCtctctggctgggggggagggaccaGCCAATCTGCCAGGGACATGGCCATTGCCCGTTTTGTTAACCCAGGCTCTGCCAGCCCGGGCCCTTGGGGCATGCAGGCTGGGGGAATTGCATCTCCTCCCCTGCAAGAAGCTGCCCCCAGGAGGACCCAAGACAAGaccccagtttcctcagcaaGTCTCAGGATGAGTGGGCAGCTTAACTCTGGTGCAGGCTGACCCAGGGCCCCAGCCCCCAGTACTGAGCAGGGTGGCAGAGAGGGCAACACACCaatgccaccccccacctgcctgtCAGCCCCCTGCCACTGGGCCTGCACATCAACCCTGCCCCTCAGTACACTCCCTGCCAGTGCCCCAGGCCTGTCCCTCCCACCGCGGGCAGGACTCCTTCACcaagggggggcagtggggggcaaacAACTGAGCCCAGCTGGGCTACCCACGTATGGCCCCATGGGGAGATGCTTCCAGCAGATCCTGCCGCTGTCATGCTGGGAGCCTGCCCCTTGTCCCCTCTGGCTGGGGAGAGCACCCAGGGTGCTACATGGGACGTTTAAAGCTTTCGGCTCCTGAGGTCGCCAGTTGCCTGGGAAGCCCAGGGCAATTCCCCCGCAGGCTCCCTGCAGACGCAGGCAGGAGCTCCTGCGCTGGTTACGCTCGGGCCCCGTTttcatcacaggcacagagacgGGAGGGCACTAAAGCAGGCCCCGATTCTGGACACAAGTGGCAGCTCAGCAGAGATGCCAGGCTGCCATCCCTCCCTTGCTCCGAGGGagccccagcctccccagggGCTGTGGCGGGTCAGAACGGAGCAGGCTCTGCACTTTCCTTGGGCATTTATTACAAAAACAAGAACAGGAACTTTACAGAGGCAACACAGAGAGAGGTCTGAGCCCCCGCTCCCATGAAGGGCCCCCCCAACCTGGGCCTGGCCCACAGCACCCCCACATGGAGCTACTGCATCTCTAGGGCCTGACCGGCACAGCACGGAGACAGGCCCACGCGGGAACAAGCCGCCACTCAGAGGCCGCCTGCAGCTttctggggcagagagggggaaggTGCTTGGTGCACAGGACAGACAGACGGATGGGGGTGGAAGGCAGGAGGATGCTGCAAGTTACCAAtgggcccagggcagggctcTGCTCCGCAGGGGGCCCGGTGCCATGGCACCGAGCAGCGTAAAGGCACCTGGGAACGCCACCGGGGACCTCCCCAAGGGGAGCTCGGCCCCAGGCAGGCAGACGGGAGAGAGGCCCCTTAACCCTTCAAGCGCTGGGAGAAGTCACCGCAGTGACTATCCGCGGGATCAGGTGGTGCCGGCCCAGGATGCCTGGAGGTGACACCCCTTGCCAGCACCGGCGCTGACAGCAGCCTCTGCACCTCCCACCCATGGTCCTAGCAAACAgactgccaaccccacccccgcAGCAACTGGCCAGCCTCAGGGCCCCCAAGCAGCTACACAGCTTGGCCCACCCGTGCTGGTGCCCACAGTCATCGCCAGAACTCAGGGGCGGCATGGGAGGTCCCCCCCTTTCCCACCAGCCGAGCAGGACTTGCAAGGGGGAATCCCCAGCCCGGGCAGGGACTGGCATGACAAACCAGTCGTGCCACAGCAACGTCCCCCCGGAGCTGGCAAGGCACCAACACCAGCACCCcaagacagagccaggaataaggTGCCAAGCAGCGTCTGGCGCACCCCCGCCGGGCCGGGCACCTGCAGCACCCAGCCGGGGGTGCCAGGGAGAGTGCGGGGAGCTGGTGTTTCTACAAATAAATTAAGGAAATAAACTAGCAACCcaacagctgagtggggggagcgagtctctgcccctcacccccaaccccctgctcagagccagGGGCTATAGATGCCACACTGGGAACAGAGCGTCCAACTCCTCAGGACCACGTAGTTCCAGGGCTCTGACCCTGGGGCCCAAACCAGACCCCAGCAGCCGatgtcccagctccccagcccagtgGGCAGGATTCTCACAGTGCTGGCAGGGCGCAAGCCGCCCCGGGGCAGCCGCAGCCCCCTGCGCACGCCAGGACCACGGCTAGTGCAGGAGGGGCCCACCAAAGGGCACGTGACCTGGGCTGGCACACGGGGCCAGCAAGCTAGATGGGGAAGGAGCCTGCACTGGACTGGTGCCGCCAGGGCTCGGTTGCTGGGCACAGTCTCTGCTGTGGGGGACGGAGGCCCGAGTCTGGTGAGTTCCCAGGGCGGCAGCCGTTGGCCAGCTCCTCCCGTGGGGGCGTCTGCCCGCTGGCCAGGCTGGTGAGGTACGTGTGCAGGAGCTGGGCAATCTCATCCACCTGGAGGGGAGCAAAGGCCAGTCAGGGGCACTTGAGGTATCTTGGAGCCTGGCCGGCGCCCCGGGCTCAGCCCTGGCTCCCCGCTGTCCCTGCACAGTCCCCGCCACCAGCGCTAGGCTCTTGCGGGGGGCGACCCAGCCGGTGCTGCAGGGAGGCCTCGCTCCGCCtgcgtggggaggggagggagtgcaAGGGCCTTACCCGGGAACACTCGAAGAGCAGGTCCCTGTCCCCCACGGAGAGGCGGAAGGTGCTGCTCTCAGACACCCCGAAGGATGAGATGCGGCCGTAGCAGAAGCTGTCGAAGGGCTCAGCCTCCCCGGGCTTGTACAGAGACACAGCCTTGGCCCCGATGCCCAGCCATAGGCGCTGGGGGCAGCTGCCCTCCGCGCTCTGCAGACAGATGGAGAGTCAGGGGCAACCCCAcagaccctcccttccccccagacccGTTTCCAGTCCTGCATCCCCCAGGCcccaccagccccagctccatcccctgccctcccaaCCCCAGCCAGGCTGCTCAGTGCCCCCTGAGAAGTTCAGGGTAATGATGGGGGGACGCTGTGGCTTCCCCCAGGTGGGGCTCAGTCTCCTGTGGGGTGGCTGCCGGGGCCTGCTTGGGGGGTGGGCCCCCAGAAATCTCCCCCAGGAAATGTTCATCTCCTAGCTGTGACCCACCTCCATGCAAAACCCCAGGGGAGCGAATTTAAaatggctgccccccccccagcagagctGCTCCTGTTTCTGTAGGTCCTACAGAAAGCATGCACTGTGCTTCGCTGccggctttacaaaggggacagggcctggggggcaCAACCCTGCTCCCGGGACCCCAGCCCAGGGAAGGGGCTCACCGTGTGGAAGTCGACATCGAAGAGGGTGGAGCCAAACCCTGGCCACTCCCGCACCAGCGCCAGGTAGGCGGCCATGGCCTCGGCCCGGTGCATGCCCTGCAGCAGCTTCCACCTGTCCACAATGGCAGCCATCACGCTGGCCCCCTCCTCGCGCAGACGGCCACGCAACTTCTGGTCCTGCTCCGCCTGCTGCTTGGCCAGTGagtggccccagggcagggcgccGGCCAGCAGCCCCGCGCGGAGGCGGGTGCCGGAGCACCGGGGCGGGCCCTGGCAGGAGGCCCGGAGGCGGGAGTGCAGCGCGTGGACGGGGAAGAGCTCCTCCGGGCGGGGTACGGGGGCGTGCGTGGAGAAGTCGCTGTTGAGGGTCTGCAGGCGCAAGGCGGCCAGGGACTGCAGCGTGTCCTCCGACGTGGGCACGTAGCCCCGGATCACCATCTCGTGGGCCTGCAGCGGAGGGGCGGGGCTCAGCCAGGGAGCGGTCGGGGGGTCAGCCAGGATGTGGTccagggggtagggagggggtggCTTAGCCAGGAAGCAGCTCCAGCAGGGAACAAGGGCTTGAGCAGGGGATTCAGCCGTGGAGCAGCcccagggggcaggtgggggcggtAGGAAGAGACAGGTGAGTAGCCTGCCCTCCACACCCCACATGCATGAACCTGTTCAGCCCCCTGGAGGTTCACACAGGCCATCTCACCCACCATCATAATGCAGCCCCCTCTGAAGTAGGGTGCAGCAGCTGTTGGGGCTGGAAGCACtgggggtcctgggccaggaTGCAGGGCTGACACCCCCATGGTGATGCAGTAGCAGGAGCTCAGAGCTGCAGCATTGCCCCACGCGCCTGGCGCCCTGGGGCAGGGTTCTGGGAGCCCCGTCACAAGCagcagccctgctcagcccaggcCAGTGTCCGGCTCCTACCTGCTCAAACAGGAGGGTGAACTCCACGCTGTCCCGGGGC contains these protein-coding regions:
- the TUBG1 gene encoding tubulin gamma-1 chain produces the protein MPREIITLQLGQCGNQIGFEFWKQLCAEHGISPEGIVEEFATEGTDRKDVFFYQADDEHYIPRAVLLDLEPRVIHSILNSPYANLYNPENIYLSEHGGGAGNNWASGFSQGEKIHEDIFDIIDREADGSDSLEGFVLCHSIAGGTGSGLGSYLLERLNDRYPKKLVQTYSVFPNQDEMSDVVVQPYNSLLTLKRLTQNADCVVVLDNTALNRIATDRLHIQNPSFSQINQLVSTIMSASTTTLRYPGYMNNDLIGLIASLIPTPRLHFLMTGYTPLTTDQSVASVRKTTVLDVMRRLLQPKNVMVSTGRDRQTNHCYIAILNIIQGEVDPTQVHKSLQRIRERKLANFIPWGPASIQVALSRKSPYLPSAHRVSGLMMANHTNISSLFERTCRQYDKLRKREAFLEQFRKEDIFKDNFDELDNSREIVQQLIDEYHAATRPDYISWGTQEQ